A genomic stretch from Bordetella sp. N includes:
- a CDS encoding autotransporter domain-containing protein codes for MIPTPFRRVTGPGAVFAFSQIAMAVSLLFTGAPAHAAYECEDAVDGQSFSGAHGCIDWTVGSLTITNTGTITSGADDNGTGAKYATSVGTLWNQGTITSLSSVYDTLVIGLGSAAAEILNDGLISGVSPVRVVGSVTLLTNSATGTITGSGDYGILNDGRFGSPTPAQISTLTNAGLISSTGVAAVGNVNVAYDGVTGVVTIGTIDNQASGTISGEGVVTGASGVLNSGTVVVLNNDGQIRGGYAGVSNSGLISTITNTGTIQGTGAIDNNARGIYNAGTIGSISNNGGLIQGMDTGIYVDGGSISTIDNAGVIRSMDGSSGLYQAGLFVTRSGNVGTLTNSGTIRGLYDSIYVSGSSSLSTIVNTGTIAGDITDASTAGLTINGGSLSNAGLLTGAGGGTGVADKGTIYNVASNLTFGTGFLVLNDDLNVGASGTVYNTGATLGLINPIDVTGNYTQTGGALVFAASSPGSYAYLNVSGNVAISDSTIAISGNSLAPGMSFSLVRAGGTGTYTNLSAFLSTNDGLLAQIATVQGNLVLTLAPDAEHHYWDGGNTAATGTIAGGSGTWTATGTNWTSTDGTSNGVLSSTDVRPVFGGTAGTVTVDTTQGAIDVAGMQFSTDGYRLTGGSIGLTAAASAFEVDDNVTATIDSVLSGTGGLAKTGNGMLILNGVNTYAGGTTVDAGTLEIGDADHATASILGDVTVNSAGTLRGHGTIDGSVVNNGTVRPGGSIGTLTITGDYTQTASGTLYIDVSPTAASQLSVGGTATLGGTLNVLYGPGTYSAATYRIINAASTTGTFSSVVSNAPASLAQSVQSLADGSELTLAAATDTSGSGATDTGGATSGGGVVVVKPTNATVFGAVGSAAIREGQRVNETLLARLGNVPVAGSSGVTGGGNNQVWTQLVSNTNHVRGNNDAPSYKDSHYGFLAGLDHRIGDWTVGVAGGYSHIDVREDQASGKIDTVRVAGYGARYMGPVNVAATVGAAYDFLDTRRGFGPLGDAKGDTDGQEFTAGLQASLPLATGPVIVTPRVGLRYQYFHAGRYGEDGPTSQNLDVDTQNLHSLQPYAQFAVGLPFNTGGVKPALAEVRVGYAYETLDRGRGVDAAAGDGTRFALPGAASSRGMLSAGLGLTMPVGKSVDVTASYDRLFKTGNTSAQAFQLQATYRF; via the coding sequence ATGATTCCCACGCCGTTTCGTCGCGTCACCGGCCCCGGCGCCGTTTTTGCATTCAGCCAGATCGCCATGGCGGTCAGCCTTCTGTTCACCGGTGCGCCGGCTCACGCCGCATATGAGTGCGAAGACGCCGTCGACGGACAGTCGTTCTCGGGGGCTCACGGTTGCATCGACTGGACGGTGGGCAGCCTGACCATCACCAACACCGGAACGATCACCAGCGGCGCGGACGACAACGGGACCGGCGCGAAATACGCCACGAGCGTGGGAACGCTGTGGAATCAGGGCACCATCACCAGCTTGAGCTCCGTTTATGACACGCTTGTCATCGGTTTAGGGTCAGCCGCGGCGGAGATTCTGAATGATGGCTTGATCAGCGGCGTGTCGCCCGTGCGGGTGGTCGGCTCCGTGACACTGCTGACGAACTCGGCAACCGGGACCATCACGGGCAGCGGCGATTACGGCATTCTCAATGATGGACGGTTCGGGTCCCCAACTCCCGCCCAGATCAGTACGTTGACCAACGCCGGCCTGATCTCGTCCACCGGTGTGGCCGCTGTCGGCAACGTCAATGTCGCCTACGACGGCGTAACGGGCGTGGTAACCATCGGCACCATCGACAATCAGGCATCGGGCACCATTTCCGGAGAGGGCGTCGTCACGGGCGCGTCCGGCGTGCTGAACTCCGGTACTGTCGTGGTGTTGAACAACGACGGCCAGATCCGCGGCGGCTACGCTGGCGTTTCCAACAGCGGGCTCATCAGCACCATCACCAATACAGGAACGATCCAGGGCACCGGGGCAATCGACAACAATGCCCGCGGCATCTACAACGCCGGCACCATCGGGTCGATCAGCAACAATGGCGGCCTGATCCAAGGCATGGACACCGGCATCTACGTGGACGGAGGTTCGATATCCACGATAGATAACGCGGGCGTGATCCGGTCCATGGACGGTTCGTCCGGCTTGTACCAGGCCGGCCTGTTCGTGACGAGAAGCGGCAATGTCGGCACACTCACCAACAGCGGCACCATCCGCGGGCTGTACGACTCCATCTACGTCAGCGGATCCAGTTCGCTTTCGACCATCGTCAACACTGGCACGATCGCTGGCGACATCACTGATGCCAGCACCGCGGGCCTGACGATCAATGGCGGCTCGCTCAGCAACGCCGGCTTGTTGACAGGCGCCGGCGGCGGAACGGGCGTGGCCGACAAAGGCACGATCTACAACGTAGCGTCGAACCTGACATTCGGCACCGGCTTTCTGGTGCTCAACGACGATCTGAACGTCGGCGCATCCGGCACCGTCTACAACACCGGCGCGACGCTGGGACTGATCAATCCCATCGACGTCACCGGCAACTACACTCAGACCGGCGGCGCGTTGGTTTTTGCTGCCTCGTCGCCCGGCAGCTACGCCTATCTGAATGTCAGCGGCAACGTCGCGATCAGCGACAGCACCATCGCCATCTCGGGCAACAGCCTGGCGCCGGGCATGTCCTTCTCCCTCGTGCGCGCCGGCGGCACCGGCACTTACACCAACCTCTCGGCATTCCTGTCAACCAATGACGGCTTGCTGGCGCAGATCGCCACAGTCCAGGGTAATCTGGTGTTGACGCTGGCCCCGGATGCCGAGCATCACTACTGGGACGGCGGCAACACGGCCGCCACCGGCACCATCGCGGGCGGATCGGGTACCTGGACCGCGACCGGCACCAACTGGACCAGCACCGATGGCACGAGCAACGGCGTCCTGTCGTCGACCGACGTGCGACCGGTCTTCGGCGGCACGGCCGGCACGGTCACCGTGGACACCACGCAGGGCGCCATCGATGTCGCGGGCATGCAGTTTTCCACCGACGGCTATCGCCTTACGGGTGGCAGCATCGGCCTGACCGCCGCGGCGTCGGCGTTTGAAGTCGACGACAACGTCACGGCCACGATCGATTCGGTGCTGAGCGGCACCGGCGGCCTGGCCAAGACCGGCAACGGCATGCTGATCCTGAATGGCGTCAACACGTATGCCGGCGGCACCACGGTCGACGCGGGAACGCTGGAGATCGGCGATGCCGATCATGCCACGGCCAGCATCCTGGGCGATGTCACCGTCAACAGCGCCGGCACCCTGCGCGGCCATGGCACCATCGACGGCAGCGTGGTCAACAACGGTACGGTGCGTCCGGGCGGCTCGATCGGCACGCTGACCATCACGGGTGACTATACCCAGACCGCATCCGGGACGCTGTACATCGACGTCAGCCCCACGGCGGCGTCGCAACTGAGCGTCGGCGGTACGGCGACCCTGGGCGGGACCCTGAATGTGTTGTACGGCCCCGGCACATACAGCGCCGCGACTTATCGCATCATCAATGCCGCCAGCACCACCGGCACATTCTCCAGTGTGGTCAGCAACGCGCCGGCCAGCCTTGCGCAGAGCGTGCAGAGCCTGGCGGATGGCAGCGAGCTGACCTTGGCCGCCGCGACGGATACGAGCGGTTCCGGCGCGACGGACACAGGTGGCGCGACGAGTGGCGGCGGCGTGGTGGTCGTGAAGCCGACCAACGCGACGGTGTTCGGCGCCGTGGGTTCGGCGGCGATCCGAGAGGGGCAACGCGTCAACGAGACGCTGCTGGCGCGACTGGGCAACGTTCCGGTGGCAGGCAGCAGTGGCGTCACTGGCGGCGGCAACAATCAAGTGTGGACGCAGCTGGTCTCCAATACCAACCACGTGCGCGGCAACAACGATGCGCCCAGCTACAAGGACAGCCACTACGGTTTCCTTGCCGGACTCGATCACCGGATCGGTGACTGGACCGTGGGCGTGGCTGGCGGCTACAGCCATATCGACGTGCGCGAGGACCAGGCCAGCGGCAAGATCGACACGGTGCGCGTGGCCGGCTATGGCGCGCGTTACATGGGACCCGTCAACGTGGCCGCCACGGTGGGTGCCGCTTATGACTTCCTGGATACGCGGCGCGGCTTTGGCCCGCTGGGCGATGCCAAGGGCGACACCGACGGGCAGGAGTTCACCGCGGGGTTGCAGGCCAGCCTGCCTTTGGCGACCGGTCCGGTCATCGTGACGCCGCGCGTGGGTCTGCGCTACCAGTATTTCCATGCCGGCCGTTACGGCGAAGATGGGCCGACCAGCCAGAACCTGGACGTCGATACGCAGAATCTGCACAGCTTGCAGCCCTACGCGCAGTTTGCCGTGGGTCTGCCCTTCAATACCGGCGGCGTCAAACCCGCGCTGGCCGAAGTGCGCGTGGGGTATGCCTACGAAACGCTGGATCGTGGCCGCGGCGTGGATGCCGCGGCCGGTGACGGTACCCGCTTCGCGCTGCCGGGGGCGGCATCGTCGCGCGGCATGCTGTCCGCGGGCCTGGGGCTGACGATGCCCGTCGGCAAGTCGGTGGACGTGACGGCCAGCTACGACCGTCTCTTCAAGACCGGCAACACGTCGGCGCAAGCCTTCCAGCTGCAGGCGACGTATCGGTTTTGA
- a CDS encoding CaiB/BaiF CoA-transferase family protein produces MTQAATGAAPGSLAGIRVLDLSRILGGPYCGQILGDHGADVLKIEPPQGDDTRTWGPPFRDGVASYYFGLNRNKRIQHLDFSTDAGQARLLELIAQADILVENFKIGTMERWGLGYDALSQRFPRLIWCRVSGFGADGPLGALPGYDAAIQAMSGIMSVNGEAGGDALRVGLPVVDMVTGLNAVIGVLLALQERQRSGRGQFVEAALYDSGISLLHPHAANWFMDGRVPGRTGNAHPNIYPYDTFRTRTDPLFLAVGNDRQFGVLCAVLGCPALASDARYADSGSRSVNRDELKQALEAAMAGLDAEDLLQRLMAANVPAAPVLDVDAALTHPHTVHRGMVVDMEGGYRGLGAPVKLSRSPATYRHAPLTEGQGWEGLAEPGAAPARG; encoded by the coding sequence ATGACCCAAGCCGCTACCGGCGCCGCCCCTGGCAGCCTGGCGGGCATCCGTGTCCTCGACCTGTCGCGCATCCTGGGCGGTCCCTATTGCGGCCAGATCCTGGGGGACCATGGCGCCGACGTGCTCAAGATCGAGCCGCCGCAAGGCGACGACACCCGCACCTGGGGCCCGCCCTTCCGCGACGGCGTCGCTTCCTACTACTTCGGCTTGAACCGCAACAAGCGCATCCAGCATCTGGATTTCTCCACCGACGCAGGCCAGGCCCGGCTGCTCGAACTGATCGCCCAGGCCGATATCCTGGTGGAGAATTTCAAGATCGGCACGATGGAGCGCTGGGGCCTGGGCTATGACGCCTTGTCCCAGCGCTTCCCCCGCCTGATCTGGTGCCGCGTCTCCGGCTTCGGCGCCGATGGCCCGCTAGGCGCGCTGCCCGGCTATGACGCGGCCATCCAGGCCATGAGCGGCATCATGAGCGTCAACGGCGAAGCGGGCGGCGACGCGCTACGCGTGGGCCTGCCGGTGGTGGACATGGTGACGGGCCTGAACGCGGTGATCGGCGTCCTGCTTGCCTTGCAGGAGCGCCAGCGCAGCGGCCGTGGCCAGTTCGTCGAGGCCGCGCTGTACGACAGCGGCATCTCCCTGCTGCATCCCCACGCGGCCAACTGGTTCATGGACGGCCGCGTGCCGGGCCGCACGGGCAATGCCCATCCCAACATCTATCCGTACGATACCTTCCGCACGCGCACCGATCCGCTGTTCCTGGCGGTGGGCAACGACCGCCAGTTCGGCGTGCTGTGCGCCGTGCTGGGCTGCCCGGCATTGGCCAGCGACGCGCGCTATGCCGACTCGGGGAGCCGTTCGGTCAACCGCGACGAGCTCAAGCAGGCCCTGGAAGCGGCCATGGCGGGACTCGACGCGGAGGATTTGCTGCAACGCCTGATGGCGGCCAACGTGCCTGCCGCGCCAGTGCTCGACGTGGATGCCGCGCTGACGCACCCGCACACTGTCCATCGAGGCATGGTGGTGGACATGGAAGGCGGCTATCGCGGCCTGGGCGCTCCGGTGAAACTGAGCCGCAGCCCGGCCACCTACCGCCATGCGCCACTGACGGAGGGCCAGGGCTGGGAGGGCCTGGCCGAGCCCGGCGCCGCGCCCGCCAGGGGCTGA
- a CDS encoding tripartite tricarboxylate transporter substrate binding protein: protein MHKRHILAGALALAVLSTLPLQAVQAAEDYPSKPITLVIPYPPGGPTDAMARTLANELSTHLSQPMIVENRAGANGNIGAEYVARAAPDGYTLMFGTSGPLAINASLYQGLGYDPVKSYAPVIHVGYLPNILVVNPNVPAKTVPELVAWSKSHPKALSFASSGSGASSHLAGVMFNSVAGTDFLHVPYKGTGPALNDLLGGHVAMSFTDVLTAKPYVETGKLRALGVTTSKRSQALPDVPTLAEQGYPGYDVSVFFGVVAPAGTPADRIEKLNRAFVQALASTKVKALFAAQGLEAAPDSSPRALGAFIAQEKAKWADVVKKSGAQIN, encoded by the coding sequence ATGCACAAGCGCCATATCCTCGCCGGAGCCCTGGCCCTGGCCGTCCTGTCCACCCTGCCCTTGCAGGCTGTCCAAGCCGCCGAGGACTACCCCAGCAAGCCCATCACCCTGGTGATCCCCTACCCGCCCGGCGGTCCCACCGATGCCATGGCTCGCACCCTGGCCAACGAGCTGTCGACGCACCTGTCCCAGCCCATGATCGTGGAGAACCGGGCCGGCGCCAACGGCAACATCGGCGCGGAATACGTGGCGCGGGCGGCCCCCGATGGCTACACGCTGATGTTCGGCACCTCCGGTCCCCTGGCCATCAACGCCAGCCTGTACCAGGGCCTGGGCTACGACCCGGTCAAGAGCTACGCCCCGGTGATCCACGTCGGCTATCTACCCAACATCCTGGTGGTCAATCCCAACGTGCCGGCCAAGACCGTGCCCGAGCTGGTCGCGTGGTCGAAGTCCCATCCCAAGGCCTTGTCCTTTGCCTCGTCCGGCAGCGGCGCGTCGTCCCATCTGGCCGGCGTGATGTTCAACAGCGTCGCGGGCACGGACTTCCTGCATGTGCCCTACAAGGGCACGGGCCCCGCGCTCAACGATCTTCTGGGCGGCCACGTCGCCATGAGCTTTACGGATGTGTTGACGGCCAAGCCCTACGTCGAGACCGGCAAACTGCGCGCCCTGGGCGTCACCACGTCCAAGCGCTCTCAGGCCTTGCCCGATGTGCCCACGCTCGCCGAGCAAGGCTACCCGGGCTACGACGTCAGCGTGTTCTTCGGCGTGGTCGCGCCTGCCGGCACGCCGGCCGACCGCATCGAAAAACTGAATCGCGCATTCGTGCAGGCGCTGGCGTCCACCAAGGTCAAGGCCCTGTTCGCGGCGCAAGGCCTGGAAGCCGCGCCGGACAGCAGCCCGCGCGCCCTCGGCGCCTTCATCGCGCAGGAAAAGGCCAAATGGGCCGACGTAGTGAAGAAATCAGGCGCACAAATCAATTGA